GCCTTGACCGCTTGGTTCGGGTCATGGACAATGGATCCGACGCACCCGGAACGCTGTTGGAGGACTGCTCGAAATCGTTTCAGCGCTGTTTCCGCGAATCGGATCTCATCATTGCTAAAGGTCAGGGTAATTTCGAAACGCTGAGCCAGACGCCGGGGAATATTTTTTTTCTTTTCAAAGCCAAATGCCCTGTCATCGCCGTTCACGCCGGCGTGCCGTTGAACGCTCTGGTGATTCAACCGACGGCGCGGCGGACATCGAGCTAGATCCCAACGTGGCGTGGAATGAAATAGATAGATCATATAAAGCACTATCGTTTCCGTTAAAAATGGGGACACCGTATGCAGAGCCATTTAAATTTTCGTTTGATGACCATAGAGTTCTGGCTGCGGGAC
This region of bacterium genomic DNA includes:
- a CDS encoding DUF89 family protein; this translates as MFKTFVQQAEKILYLTDNAGEIVLDRLLIERLPLSRVTVAMRGGAILNDATREDAQTAGLDRLVRVMDNGSDAPGTLLEDCSKSFQRCFRESDLIIAKGQGNFETLSQTPGNIFFLFKAKCPVIAVHAGVPLNALVIQPTARRTSS